From Micromonospora echinospora, one genomic window encodes:
- a CDS encoding glycosyltransferase family 2 protein: MVTPTSQTGGHAPSLSVVIPTFKDAQSLELTLRSLSRQSLPADRFEVIVVRDGGAEGAEDYTAVADHGKSLDLQMVALPARGGRSVARNEGIRRATADTILFLDSDSYATPTLLERHVAFHAASGTPHVLIGRRNELGRRHLDAVLAGGPVTPDSDVRADDGGDTRFPNGLPTGDHWLGAMWMFAHGHNISAPREVVTAVGGFDEDFGTRWGWEDTELFYRIDRHLGPEKRAFRYDPDALVYHLPHYRNMLQNLQDYTGNRKMVLAKYPTIDWEFVGIVDTIYSAEILARYREAIADCVDRQACRVAPAWRWLRDRLPGPRVLWVGTGSAEVPLGDRAVTFDYGVPAGGRNYHLVGIDPPFTPGSLDAVVSVDFWRYLHWQELCSFVGSSVRLGAEVYLVGTDTHLSAGPPPGPEQVRYLTRAFRHSFEVSVLEADQPDGCWALHLRAGAGAGARRRRRF, encoded by the coding sequence ATGGTTACGCCGACGTCGCAGACCGGCGGGCACGCGCCATCGCTCAGCGTCGTCATACCGACCTTCAAGGACGCCCAGAGCCTTGAGCTGACCCTGCGCTCGCTGAGTCGGCAGTCACTACCGGCCGACCGGTTCGAGGTGATCGTGGTGCGCGACGGTGGAGCCGAGGGGGCCGAGGACTACACCGCCGTGGCGGACCACGGCAAGTCCCTCGATCTCCAGATGGTCGCGCTTCCGGCCCGTGGTGGGCGGTCCGTGGCGCGCAACGAGGGGATCCGACGTGCCACTGCGGACACCATCCTGTTCCTCGACAGTGACTCGTACGCGACTCCGACCCTCCTCGAACGACACGTGGCCTTCCACGCCGCCTCGGGCACGCCCCACGTGTTGATCGGCCGGCGCAACGAACTCGGCCGGCGGCACCTCGACGCGGTGCTCGCCGGTGGGCCGGTCACGCCGGACTCCGACGTGCGCGCCGACGACGGGGGAGACACGCGCTTCCCCAACGGACTGCCGACGGGGGACCACTGGCTCGGTGCCATGTGGATGTTCGCGCACGGCCACAACATCTCCGCGCCACGCGAGGTGGTGACCGCGGTCGGCGGGTTCGACGAGGACTTCGGCACCCGCTGGGGGTGGGAGGACACCGAGTTGTTCTACCGGATCGACCGCCACCTCGGCCCGGAGAAGCGGGCGTTCCGGTACGACCCCGACGCGTTGGTCTACCACCTGCCGCACTACCGCAACATGCTGCAGAACCTCCAGGACTACACCGGCAACCGCAAGATGGTGCTGGCCAAGTACCCGACCATCGACTGGGAGTTCGTCGGCATCGTCGACACGATCTACTCGGCGGAGATCCTCGCCCGGTACCGGGAGGCCATCGCGGACTGTGTGGACCGGCAGGCATGCCGGGTCGCGCCCGCGTGGCGTTGGCTGCGGGACCGGCTGCCCGGTCCCCGGGTGTTGTGGGTCGGCACGGGCAGCGCCGAGGTGCCCCTCGGGGACCGGGCCGTGACGTTCGACTACGGCGTTCCGGCCGGAGGCCGGAACTACCACCTCGTCGGGATCGACCCGCCCTTCACGCCGGGCAGTCTGGACGCGGTCGTCAGCGTCGACTTCTGGCGTTACCTGCACTGGCAGGAACTCTGTTCGTTCGTGGGCTCGTCGGTCCGTCTGGGCGCGGAGGTCTACCTGGTCGGCACGGACACGCACCTCTCGGCCGGCCCGCCGCCCGGTCCGGAGCAGGTGCGGTACCTGACCCGGGCGTTTCGACACAGCTTCGAGGTCAGCGTGCTGGAGGCCGATCAGCCCGACGGGTGCTGGGCGCTGCACCTGCGTGCCGGTGCCGGTGCCGGGGCGCGGCGACGCCGACGGTTCTGA
- a CDS encoding short-chain fatty acyl-CoA regulator family protein, with translation MRAITKTFGGARLRRMRQDRALSQADLARLLNISPSYLNQIEHDSRPLTVPVLMRITEVFGVDPTVFAPHDTPRLVAGLREALGGRVGIADLTELANRLPEAAEAVLELHRRHQQLDEQLAELVGDRDLVGRSPHDQVTEFFYRRQNYVPDLDEAAEQLATRIGLRRGEVRAVLRDRLAQRHGIRISREEAGQLGGELHRYRPQTQTLHLSTSLRGGQEAMRMAAQIALLEYADVIDEIVEEERFDDTQTQILTRVGLANYFAAALILPYGQFLAAAERRRYDIDLLTEHFAMGWETVCHRLSTLQRPRARGVPFSFVRVDRAGNMSKRQSATGFPFSRTGGTCPLWNVYEAFSSPGRVVTQVAAMPDGQRYLWIARTITRHHGGYGQPGKAYAIGLGCEIRHAGRLVYSAGMDLHAAEAATPIGPGCKTCERMSCPQRAAPPISRRLDLDENRSTFIPYPLRD, from the coding sequence GTGAGGGCGATCACCAAGACCTTCGGCGGCGCCCGGCTGCGCCGGATGCGCCAGGACCGCGCGCTGAGTCAGGCGGATCTCGCCCGGCTGTTGAACATCTCGCCGAGCTACCTCAACCAGATCGAGCACGACTCCCGGCCACTGACGGTCCCGGTGCTCATGCGCATCACCGAGGTCTTCGGCGTCGACCCGACCGTCTTCGCCCCGCACGACACGCCCCGGCTGGTCGCCGGGCTGCGGGAGGCGCTGGGCGGCCGGGTCGGCATCGCCGACCTCACCGAGCTGGCCAACCGGCTGCCCGAGGCGGCCGAGGCGGTGCTCGAACTGCACCGTCGTCACCAGCAGCTCGACGAACAGCTCGCCGAGCTGGTCGGCGACCGGGACCTGGTCGGCCGCAGCCCGCACGACCAGGTCACCGAGTTCTTCTACCGGCGGCAGAACTACGTACCCGACCTGGACGAGGCGGCGGAGCAGTTGGCCACGCGGATCGGGCTGCGCCGGGGCGAGGTCCGCGCCGTCCTGCGGGACCGGTTGGCGCAGCGGCACGGGATCCGGATCTCCCGCGAGGAGGCCGGCCAACTCGGCGGTGAACTGCACCGGTACCGACCGCAGACCCAGACCCTGCACCTGTCCACGTCGCTGCGCGGCGGGCAGGAGGCGATGCGGATGGCCGCGCAGATCGCGCTGCTGGAGTACGCCGACGTGATCGACGAGATCGTCGAGGAGGAACGGTTCGACGACACCCAGACCCAGATCCTCACCCGGGTCGGCCTGGCGAACTACTTCGCCGCGGCGCTGATCCTGCCGTACGGGCAGTTCCTGGCCGCCGCCGAGCGCCGCCGGTACGACATCGACCTGCTCACCGAGCACTTCGCGATGGGGTGGGAGACGGTCTGCCACCGGCTGAGCACACTGCAGCGGCCCCGGGCCCGGGGCGTGCCGTTCTCGTTCGTCCGGGTCGACCGGGCCGGCAACATGTCGAAACGGCAGTCCGCCACCGGCTTCCCGTTCTCCCGCACCGGCGGGACCTGTCCGCTGTGGAACGTCTACGAGGCGTTCAGCTCACCGGGCCGGGTGGTCACGCAGGTCGCCGCCATGCCGGACGGGCAGCGCTACCTGTGGATCGCCCGCACGATCACCCGCCACCACGGCGGCTACGGCCAGCCCGGCAAGGCCTACGCGATCGGGTTGGGGTGCGAGATCCGACACGCCGGCCGGCTGGTCTACTCGGCCGGGATGGACCTGCACGCCGCCGAGGCCGCGACGCCGATCGGGCCGGGCTGCAAGACCTGCGAGCGGATGAGCTGCCCCCAGCGGGCCGCGCCGCCGATCAGCCGGCGGCTCGACCTGGACGAGAACCGCAGCACCTTCATCCCGTACCCGCTGCGGGACTGA
- a CDS encoding M23 family metallopeptidase, whose protein sequence is MRSIVARVLAVAGLALAVVAVPVVPAVGPAVLGTAAQAAGPRPDFQLPFPCGESWRLATYYGHDDYDIDMTWNGGASSGRPILASYSGTVAFAGWGNGGGWYVVLDHGAGWRTSYLHMIEAPPVRAGQWVATGQQIGRVGSTGNSTGPHLHYEQTRDGVKTEAWFNGVPSGITSDGSPHTGPLYVSGPVSAPRSVVSNNCGAAARQVWEAASNAGWRALPVSGAAGPVVGSATAAIELNGVKIVYTVQDGRVYEAASNTGWRNLWTGISGVSNSALAAIAVDGVKYVYTVVGGWVHEASSANGWRNLNSGISGVSGSALAAIAVNGVKYVYTVVGGVVHEAHSANGWRNLNSGISGVSGSALAAIAVNGVKYVYTVVGGVVHEAHSANGWRNLNSGISGVSGSALAAISVNGVKHVYTVIGGAVHEAASDNGWRNLNSGVRGSTVSALTLNGVKILYAA, encoded by the coding sequence ATGAGGAGCATCGTTGCCCGTGTCCTCGCGGTGGCGGGCCTGGCGCTCGCCGTCGTCGCGGTGCCGGTGGTGCCCGCGGTCGGCCCGGCCGTGCTCGGCACGGCGGCCCAGGCGGCGGGCCCACGGCCGGACTTCCAACTGCCGTTCCCCTGCGGGGAGTCGTGGCGGTTGGCCACCTACTACGGCCACGACGACTACGACATCGACATGACCTGGAACGGTGGCGCCAGCAGCGGTCGGCCGATCCTCGCCTCTTACAGCGGCACGGTGGCCTTCGCCGGCTGGGGCAACGGCGGTGGCTGGTACGTCGTCCTCGACCACGGTGCCGGTTGGCGGACGTCCTACCTGCACATGATCGAGGCGCCGCCGGTGCGGGCCGGCCAGTGGGTCGCTACCGGCCAGCAGATCGGCCGGGTCGGCAGCACCGGCAACTCCACCGGCCCGCACCTGCACTACGAGCAGACGCGGGACGGGGTCAAGACCGAGGCGTGGTTCAACGGAGTCCCGTCCGGCATCACCTCGGACGGGAGCCCGCACACCGGACCGCTCTACGTCTCCGGGCCCGTGTCGGCTCCCCGCAGCGTGGTCAGCAACAACTGTGGTGCGGCGGCCCGGCAGGTGTGGGAGGCGGCCAGTAACGCCGGCTGGCGGGCGCTGCCGGTCAGCGGCGCGGCCGGGCCGGTCGTCGGCTCGGCCACCGCCGCGATCGAGCTGAACGGCGTGAAGATCGTCTACACGGTGCAGGACGGCCGGGTGTACGAGGCGGCCAGCAACACCGGTTGGCGCAATCTCTGGACCGGCATCTCCGGGGTGAGCAACTCGGCGTTGGCGGCGATCGCCGTGGATGGTGTGAAGTACGTGTACACGGTGGTCGGTGGTTGGGTGCATGAGGCGTCGAGTGCGAATGGTTGGCGGAATCTGAATTCCGGGATTTCCGGGGTGAGTGGTTCGGCGTTGGCGGCGATCGCGGTGAATGGTGTGAAGTACGTGTACACGGTGGTCGGCGGTGTGGTGCACGAGGCCCACAGCGCCAACGGCTGGCGGAATTTGAACTCGGGGATTTCCGGGGTGAGTGGTTCGGCGTTGGCGGCGATCGCGGTGAATGGTGTGAAGTACGTGTACACGGTGGTCGGTGGCGTGGTGCACGAGGCCCACAGCGCCAACGGCTGGCGGAATTTGAACTCGGGGATTTCCGGGGTGAGTGGTTCGGCGTTGGCGGCGATCAGCGTGAACGGCGTGAAGCACGTCTACACCGTGATCGGTGGTGCGGTGCACGAGGCGGCCAGCGACAACGGCTGGCGCAACCTCAACTCCGGCGTACGCGGTTCGACCGTCTCCGCCCTGACGTTGAACGGCGTGAAGATCCTCTACGCCGCCTGA
- the aceA gene encoding isocitrate lyase, whose amino-acid sequence MQTAVEQLRHVWENDQRWQGVRRSYRAEDVVRLRGAIQEEHTLARHGAERLWRLLHSEDYVHALGALTGNQAVQMVRAGLKAIYLSGWQVAADANLAGHTYPDQSLYPANSVPAVVRRINNALLRAAQITTAEGDTAGTDWLAPIVADAEAGFGGPLNAYELMTAMIAAGAAGVHWEDQLAAEKKCGHLGGKVLVPTGQHIRTLEAARLAADVAGVPTVVIARTDAQAATLLTTDVDERDRPFVTGDRTAEGFYRVRNGIEPCVARGLAYAPHADLLWMETSTPDLEVARRFAEAIKDQYPDQLLAYNCSPSFNWRKHLDDATIAKFQRELGHMGYKFQFITLAGFHALNYSMFDLARGYAADGMPAYVGLQEREFAAEAAGYTAVKHQREVGTGYFDLISTVLNPAAETTALRGSTEEEQFA is encoded by the coding sequence ATGCAGACCGCGGTCGAGCAGTTGCGACACGTTTGGGAGAACGACCAGCGCTGGCAGGGAGTGCGGCGCAGCTACCGCGCCGAGGACGTGGTCCGGCTGCGCGGCGCGATCCAGGAGGAGCACACCCTGGCCCGGCACGGCGCGGAACGTCTGTGGCGCCTGCTGCACAGCGAGGACTACGTCCACGCGCTCGGCGCGCTCACCGGCAACCAGGCGGTGCAGATGGTCCGGGCCGGCCTGAAGGCCATCTACCTCTCCGGCTGGCAGGTGGCGGCGGACGCCAACCTCGCCGGACACACCTACCCCGACCAGAGCCTCTACCCGGCCAACTCGGTCCCGGCGGTGGTGCGGCGGATCAACAACGCGCTGCTCCGGGCCGCCCAGATCACCACCGCCGAGGGGGACACCGCCGGAACCGACTGGCTGGCCCCCATCGTCGCCGACGCCGAGGCCGGCTTCGGTGGCCCGCTCAACGCGTACGAGCTGATGACCGCGATGATCGCGGCCGGCGCCGCCGGCGTGCACTGGGAGGACCAGCTCGCCGCCGAAAAGAAGTGCGGCCATCTGGGCGGCAAGGTGCTCGTCCCCACCGGGCAGCACATCCGCACCCTGGAGGCGGCGCGGCTCGCCGCCGACGTGGCCGGGGTGCCGACCGTCGTCATCGCCCGGACCGACGCGCAGGCCGCCACGCTGCTCACCACCGACGTGGACGAGCGGGACCGGCCCTTCGTCACCGGCGACCGGACCGCCGAGGGCTTCTACCGGGTCCGCAACGGCATCGAGCCGTGCGTCGCCCGGGGGCTGGCGTACGCCCCGCATGCCGACCTGCTCTGGATGGAGACCAGCACCCCGGACCTGGAGGTCGCCCGCCGCTTCGCCGAGGCGATCAAGGACCAGTACCCGGACCAGCTCCTCGCCTACAACTGCTCGCCGTCGTTCAACTGGCGCAAGCACCTCGACGACGCGACCATCGCCAAGTTCCAGCGGGAGCTCGGGCACATGGGGTACAAGTTCCAGTTCATCACCCTGGCCGGTTTCCACGCCCTGAACTACTCGATGTTCGACCTGGCGCGCGGCTACGCCGCCGACGGCATGCCCGCCTACGTCGGGCTCCAGGAGCGGGAGTTCGCCGCCGAGGCGGCCGGCTACACCGCGGTCAAGCACCAGCGTGAGGTGGGCACCGGCTACTTCGACCTGATCAGCACCGTGCTCAACCCGGCCGCCGAGACCACCGCCCTGCGCGGCTCCACCGAAGAGGAGCAGTTCGCGTGA
- the aceB gene encoding malate synthase A produces the protein MRYEIIGPLADRFDEVLTAEALEFLVALDSEFAARRVALLDTRRARRARYATGQLPDFLPETAHVRADPTWRVAPPAPGLVDRRVEITGPTDRKMTVNALNSGARVWLADFEDATAPTWDNVIGGQLSLIDALDRRIDFTDARGKRYALGEDLATIVVRPRGWHLVEKGIAVDGRPVSASLVDFGLYLFHCARRQLDAGAGPYFYLPKLETHREARLWNDIFVFAQHYLGLPVGTIRATTLIETITAAFEMEEILYELREHSAGLNAGRWDYIFSVIKNFGQWPDFVLPDRSEVTMTVPFMRAYTELLVRTCHKRGAHAIGGMAAFIPSRDPAVNETALTRVRADKQREADAGFDGSWVAHPGLVGVCREVFDGALGDHPHQLDRLREDVQVTTADLLAVDKTPGQVTAAGLRSNVAVALRYVDAWLGGTGAVALWNLMEDAATAEIARCQVWQWTHHGTPLADGGCVTGDLVRSILTEELAALVEGRDDAGRARAEAAARIIEDTALGEDLPAFFTTDAYARHLGPSHRTGA, from the coding sequence GTGAGATACGAGATCATCGGTCCGCTGGCGGACCGCTTCGACGAGGTCCTCACCGCCGAGGCGCTGGAGTTTCTGGTCGCGCTGGACAGCGAGTTCGCCGCCCGCCGGGTGGCGCTGCTGGACACCCGGCGGGCCCGCCGGGCCCGGTACGCCACCGGCCAGTTGCCCGACTTCCTTCCGGAGACCGCGCACGTCCGCGCCGATCCCACCTGGCGGGTGGCCCCGCCCGCCCCGGGGCTGGTCGACCGGCGGGTGGAGATCACCGGGCCGACCGACCGCAAGATGACCGTGAACGCGCTGAACTCCGGGGCCCGGGTGTGGCTCGCCGACTTCGAGGATGCCACCGCCCCCACCTGGGACAACGTCATCGGCGGCCAGCTCAGCCTGATCGACGCCCTGGACCGGCGGATCGACTTCACCGACGCGCGCGGCAAGCGGTACGCCCTCGGCGAGGACCTGGCGACGATCGTGGTCCGACCGCGTGGCTGGCACCTCGTGGAGAAGGGGATCGCGGTCGACGGGCGACCGGTCTCGGCCAGCCTGGTCGACTTCGGGCTCTACCTCTTCCACTGCGCGCGCCGGCAACTCGACGCCGGGGCCGGCCCGTACTTCTACCTGCCGAAGCTGGAGACCCACCGGGAGGCGCGGCTCTGGAACGACATCTTCGTCTTCGCCCAGCACTACCTGGGCCTGCCGGTCGGGACGATCCGGGCCACCACCCTGATCGAGACGATCACCGCCGCGTTCGAGATGGAGGAGATCCTCTACGAGCTGCGCGAACACTCGGCGGGACTGAACGCGGGCCGGTGGGACTACATCTTCAGCGTGATCAAGAACTTCGGGCAGTGGCCGGACTTCGTCCTGCCGGACCGGTCCGAGGTCACCATGACCGTGCCGTTCATGCGCGCGTACACCGAGCTGCTGGTGCGGACCTGCCACAAGCGGGGCGCGCACGCCATCGGCGGGATGGCCGCGTTCATCCCCAGCCGTGACCCGGCGGTCAACGAGACCGCCCTGACCCGGGTGCGGGCCGACAAGCAGCGCGAGGCCGACGCCGGATTCGATGGTTCCTGGGTGGCCCATCCGGGCCTGGTCGGGGTGTGCCGTGAGGTGTTCGACGGGGCGCTCGGTGACCACCCGCACCAGCTCGACCGCCTCCGCGAGGACGTGCAGGTCACCACGGCCGACCTGCTGGCCGTCGACAAGACCCCGGGCCAGGTCACCGCCGCCGGGCTGCGGTCCAACGTCGCGGTGGCGCTGCGGTACGTCGACGCCTGGCTCGGCGGCACCGGCGCGGTGGCACTGTGGAACCTGATGGAGGACGCGGCGACCGCCGAGATCGCCCGCTGCCAGGTGTGGCAGTGGACGCACCACGGCACGCCGCTGGCCGACGGCGGCTGCGTCACCGGGGACCTGGTCCGGTCGATCCTCACCGAGGAACTGGCCGCCCTGGTCGAGGGACGGGACGACGCCGGACGGGCGCGCGCCGAGGCGGCGGCGCGGATCATCGAGGACACCGCGCTCGGCGAGGACCTGCCGGCGTTCTTCACCACCGACGCGTACGCCCGGCACCTCGGACCGTCCCACCGGACCGGTGCCTGA